CCTCTTTTTCTTCGCCGTCAAGAGCCAGCGCGCGCTCAATGACCCGCACGACTTTCCAGTGCTTTGTGCGGCTCAACGGCCGGCATTCTTCGATGAGCACCCGGTCGCCCACGTGACAATCGTTCGACTCATCGTGAGCGACAAATTTCTTCGAGGTCACCATTCTCTTGCCGTACACCGGGTGCATGGCGTGCCGAGTCACCCTGACAGAGACGGACTTCTCCATCTTATCGCTTTCGACGA
This is a stretch of genomic DNA from Jonquetella anthropi DSM 22815. It encodes these proteins:
- the rpsQ gene encoding 30S ribosomal protein S17; its protein translation is MEGKALHHHKVKVGVVESDKMEKSVSVRVTRHAMHPVYGKRMVTSKKFVAHDESNDCHVGDRVLIEECRPLSRTKHWKVVRVIERALALDGEEKEEA